Proteins encoded together in one Camelina sativa cultivar DH55 chromosome 9, Cs, whole genome shotgun sequence window:
- the LOC104712334 gene encoding rhomboid-like protein 20 isoform X2: MFDHSFPVQDPKLSVVANDIFEKFRIWKLIMSTFAFSSTPELMFGLYLLYYFRVFERQIGSNKYSVFLLFSGSVSLLLEVFLLSLLKDTTTNLLTSGPYGLIFASFIPFYLDIPVSTRFRVFGVNFSDKSFIYLAGVQLLLSSWKRSIFPGICGIIAGSLYRLNILGIRKAKFPEFVASFISRLSFPSFSNSPPPAPSRSVVGTISPNTVRRAERSQPAPVTSSVEPSEEAIATLVSMGFDRNAARQALMHARNDVNSATNILLEAQSH, encoded by the exons ATGTTTGATCATAGCTTCCCAGTTCAGGATCCGAAGTTATCTGTAGTTGCTAAT GATATTTTTGAGAAGTTCCGGATATGGAAGTTAATCATGTCGACTTTTGCCTTCTCCTCTACACCGGAATTGATGTTTGGATTGTATTTGCTTTACTACTTCCGAGTTTTTGAGAGACAGATTGGCTCAAATAAGTACTCG GTTTTTCTCTTGTTCTCAGGGAGTGTATCTCTACTACTTGAGGTCTTTTTGTTATCACTGCTTAAAG ATACCACCACAAACTTACTCACCTCTGGACCATACGGCCTGATATTTGCTTCGTTTATACCCTTCTACTTGGACATTCCTGTTTCAACGAGATTTCGCGTATTTGGTGTCAACTTCTCTGATAAGTCATTCATATATCTTGCAGGAGTTCAG CTTTTACTATCTTCTTGGAAAAGATCCATCTTTCCTGGAATTTGCGGCATAATTGCCGGTTCCTTGTATCGTTTGAACATCCTTGGCATCCGCAAGGCAAAG TTCCCCGAGTTTGTGGCTTCGTTCATTTCCCGGCTTTCTTTTCCCTCCTTCAGTAACTCTCCTCCTCCAGCACCAAGCAGGAGCGTCGTTGGGACTATATCACCAAACACAGTGCGCCGAGCAGAG agATCTCAGCCAGCTCCAGTGACGTCAAGTGTGGAGCCATCTGAGGAAGCCATAGCTACATTGGTATCAATGGGCTTTGACAGAAACGCAGCAAGACAGGCGCTCATGCATGCCAGAAATGATGTTAACTCTGCCACAAACATCCTTCTCGAAGCACAATCCCACTAA
- the LOC104712335 gene encoding uncharacterized protein LOC104712335, whose protein sequence is MATMSKAQRTKPTPGSQRLVLLCIAVFASLLLLSSVISTGKLGLPYQQTLIDYFVWSPRGKRQHTLSEKYLYWGHRIDCPGKNCETCAGLGHQESSLRCALEEAMFLNRTFAMPSGMCINPIHNKKGILNRSDNKTTEEGWVGSSCAMDSLYDIDLISEKIPVILDNSKTWHIVLSTSMRLEERGIAHVRGVTRHRLTESHYSNLLIINRTASPLAWFVECKDRSNRSAVMLPYSFLPNMAASNLRNAAEKIKAQLSDYDAIHVRRGDKLKTRKDRFGVERIQFPHLDRDTRPEFILRRIEKRIPRGRTLFIGSNERTPGFFSPLAVRYKLAYSSNFSEILDPIIKNNYQLFMVERLVMMGAKTYFKTFKEYETDLTLTDDPKKNKNWEIPVYTMDERKEEAS, encoded by the exons ATGGCGACAAtgagcaaagctcaaaggacCAAACCCACTCCTGGATCTCAGCGTCTTGTTCTGTTATGTATAGCTGTGTTCGCATCCCTCCTCCTGCTCTCTTCTGTGATCTCCACCGGAAAATTGGGATTGCCGTATCAACAAACCCTAATAGATTATTTCGTGTGGTCACCTCGTGGTAAGAGACAGCATACGTTGTCTGAGAAGTACTTGTATTGGGGACACAGAATCGATTGTCCTGGCAAAAACTGCGAGACCTGTGCTGGCTTGGGTCACCAGGAATCTAGTCTCAGGTGTGCACTTGAAGAAGCCATGTTTCTTAACAG GACCTTTGCAATGCCTTCTGGAATGTGCATCAATCCAATTCATAATAAGAAAGGTATACTCAATCGATCCGATAACAAAACTACTGAGGAAGG TTGGGTAGGGAGCTCTTGTGCAATGGACTCCTTGTATGATATTGACCTCATATCTGAGAAGATACCTGTTATATTGGACAACTCCAAAACTTGGCATATTGTTCTCTCCACAAGTATGAGGTTGGAAGAAAGAGGGATCGCGCATGTTCGTGGAGTCACTCGACACAGGCTAACAGAGAGTCACTACTCAAATCTCTTGATCATTAATCGAACCGCAAGTCCTCTTGCATG GTTCGTTGAGTGCAAAGACAGAAGCAATCGTAGCGCTGTCATGCTTCCTTATTCTTTTCTCCCTAATATGGCAGCTTCAAATTTGAGAAACGCTGCAGAGAAG ATAAAAGCACAACTTAGTGATTATGATGCCATCCACGTTCGTCGAGGGGACAAACTAAAAACCAGAAAAGATAGATTTGGAGTTGAAAGGATTCAGTTTCCTCATCTAGACAGAGATACTCGCCCGGAATTTATCCTTCGTAGGATAGAGAAGCGGATCCCACGAGGGAGGACACTTTTTATTGGTTCTAATGAGAGAACGCCtggttttttttctcctctcgCCGTCAG GTACAAACTGGCTTATTCATCGAATTTCAGCGAGATTTTGGATCCTATAATCAAGAATAATTACCAGTTATTCATGGTGGAAAGACTGGTAATGATGGGAGCCAAAACATACTTCAAAACTTTTAAAGAGTACGAAACGGATCTCACCTTAACTGATGATcccaaaaagaacaagaactGGGAAATACCAGTGTACACCATggatgaaagaaaagaagaagcgaGCTAA